A part of Oncorhynchus masou masou isolate Uvic2021 chromosome 21, UVic_Omas_1.1, whole genome shotgun sequence genomic DNA contains:
- the LOC135507370 gene encoding protein TUNAR-like encodes MVNTAICDEETGMQDKEGTEESILAMLGIIGTILNLVVIIFVYIYTTL; translated from the coding sequence ATGGTAAACACTGCCATCTGTGATGAAGAAACTGGAATGCAAGACAAGGAAGGTACAGAGGAGTCCATTCTGGCCATGCTTGGGATCATCGGCACCATTCTCAACCTGGTAGTCATCATCTTTGTCTACATCTACACCACGCTGTGA